One genomic segment of Rubeoparvulum massiliense includes these proteins:
- a CDS encoding EcsC family protein yields the protein MDQFELEIYKELQAWQRKMERPASNLSFQQSVKGIQNRFNQMIPQRFQNLMTSSIRNMVQATLNGSQYTTKVPRIEAYTLYRRERLFDEALNQYKKTAAVEGAGTGAGGIFLGLVDFPLLLSIKMKFLFQGAAIYGHDIHDYRERLYLLYIFQLTYSSKAWQEKVYTRMKNWSTYVHTLPPRLDYTQEVDWEKLQIEYRDHLDLVKMLQMLPGVGAIVGAWANYHLLEQLGETARNSFRMRYFDKMPPLT from the coding sequence ATGGATCAATTTGAATTGGAAATATATAAGGAACTCCAAGCCTGGCAGCGGAAGATGGAGCGGCCAGCTAGCAACCTCTCTTTTCAACAGTCCGTGAAGGGAATTCAGAATCGCTTTAACCAAATGATTCCTCAGAGGTTCCAAAACCTAATGACTTCCAGCATCAGGAATATGGTACAGGCCACGTTAAATGGCTCGCAGTATACCACGAAGGTTCCTCGTATTGAGGCGTATACATTATACCGCCGTGAGCGTCTATTCGATGAGGCACTGAATCAGTATAAAAAAACGGCGGCTGTAGAAGGTGCAGGGACTGGGGCTGGTGGGATCTTCTTGGGATTGGTTGATTTCCCATTGCTTCTCAGTATCAAGATGAAATTTCTCTTTCAAGGAGCGGCCATCTATGGTCACGACATCCATGATTATCGCGAGCGTCTCTATCTCCTTTACATCTTTCAATTGACTTACTCTAGTAAAGCCTGGCAGGAGAAGGTATATACCCGTATGAAGAACTGGTCCACTTACGTTCACACACTTCCTCCTCGTCTTGATTATACCCAAGAGGTGGATTGGGAAAAGCTGCAGATCGAATATCGCGATCATCTCGATCTAGTCAAGATGCTCCAAATGCTCCCAGGTGTCGGAGCGATTGTGGGAGCATGGGCCAATTATCATCTGCTCGAACAATTAGGGGAAACAGCACGCAATAGTTTTCGCATGCGCTATTTTGATAAAATGCCACCGTTGACCTAA
- a CDS encoding ribonucleotide-diphosphate reductase subunit beta produces MQLEKKRLFNEDGERDWGERRIVGGNSSNLIELNHIKYEWAYKMYRAMMNNFWIPEEIPLAQDAKDYQTKLSTGEKRAYHKILSFLIFLDSIQTNNLPNINDYITAPEVNLCLSVHAFQEAVHSQSYGYILESVVTPEIREQIYQEWRDDPHLLKRNRFITDLYEAFLANPTEKQLIKTMMANYILEGIYFYSGFSFFFALARMEKMMGTATEIKYIQRDELTHLALFQAIFQELRRENSSWFTQDLIEELRGMMAEAVEHEIAWGQYVMNEEIPGLTNEAINLYIRYLGNQRLERLGLEPLYPEVKDHPLRWVERFNDLNGVKTDFFEQKVTNYSKAGNLDWDDL; encoded by the coding sequence TTGCAATTAGAGAAAAAGCGACTCTTTAATGAAGATGGGGAACGAGATTGGGGCGAACGTCGCATCGTCGGCGGAAATAGTAGCAATCTCATTGAGTTGAATCATATTAAGTATGAATGGGCCTATAAGATGTATCGCGCCATGATGAATAATTTCTGGATTCCCGAGGAGATTCCCTTAGCCCAGGATGCCAAGGATTATCAGACGAAGTTGTCCACAGGTGAAAAGCGGGCGTATCATAAGATTCTCAGCTTTCTCATCTTCTTAGATTCAATCCAGACCAATAATCTACCTAATATTAATGATTATATTACTGCACCAGAGGTAAATCTCTGCTTAAGTGTTCATGCGTTCCAAGAAGCGGTCCATTCTCAGAGCTATGGATATATTCTAGAGAGTGTGGTCACACCGGAGATTCGGGAACAGATCTATCAAGAATGGCGGGATGATCCTCATCTATTGAAGCGGAATCGTTTTATTACCGATCTATATGAAGCTTTTTTAGCCAATCCTACTGAAAAACAGCTGATCAAGACCATGATGGCCAATTATATCTTAGAAGGAATCTATTTTTATAGTGGCTTCTCCTTCTTCTTTGCACTGGCGCGTATGGAGAAAATGATGGGGACAGCCACAGAGATCAAATATATTCAGCGGGATGAGTTAACTCATCTCGCCTTATTCCAAGCCATCTTTCAGGAGCTGCGGCGGGAGAATTCAAGCTGGTTCACCCAAGACTTAATAGAGGAGCTACGGGGGATGATGGCAGAAGCGGTGGAGCATGAGATTGCTTGGGGTCAATATGTGATGAATGAAGAGATACCAGGGCTTACTAACGAGGCGATCAACCTCTATATCCGTTATCTTGGCAATCAAAGGTTAGAACGTTTAGGGCTTGAGCCTCTCTATCCAGAGGTGAAGGATCATCCCTTGCGCTGGGTAGAACGCTTCAATGACTTAAATGGTGTGAAGACTGATTTCTTTGAGCAGAAGGTCACCAATTACAGCAAGGCAGGTAATCTAGATTGGGATGATCTATAA
- a CDS encoding ribonucleoside-diphosphate reductase subunit alpha encodes MQVMMGSRIEERFGQACEGLVTSDQREELLHQWQQEMNQNLSAEKQFQLLIRLAVERTSVEEPQWQWVAGRLYRQMLYGEVSQNRNLVNGEIYDHFPQFVHAMVDEGLYGTYLLECYGEEALFQLGEALKPERDQLFSYLGMKTLADRYLLRRNGEDLLELPQQLFMGVAMHLAMNEEEPVKWAKQFYDVLSLLELTVATPTLANARTTHPQLSSCFIDTVDDDLWSIYHADQQFSQVSKMGGGQGIYLGKVRAKGSSIRHVRGASGGVIPWVKNYNNTAIAVDQLGVRKGAVAIYLDIWHRDVLDFLQVRTNNGDDRMKAHDIFPAVSIPDSFMEQVEERGMWYLFDPYEVKKVMGYRLEDYYGEAFSKRYWDCVREERLTHYEIPAIEVMKLIMQSAYETGTPFCFFRDTVNRYNPNKHKGMIYSSNLCTEICQNMSPTTFQSLTVAGDEIMERRVSGDFVVCNLSSLNLGRVQTKEEIRRVVHLQMRMLDNVIDLNAYPVPEARITSERYRAVGLGTSGYHHFLATHGVDWESDEHLQSADQLYEWINYCAIEGSMLLAKERGVYPYYQGSDWESGEYFHLRQYDDAKWLDLQAEIGKYGVRNGYMLAIAPTSTTSYIAGTTAGIDPVFRRFFMEEKKDGTIPVTAPDLSPQNFWYYKEAHRIDQSYSIAAAARRQRHIDQAQSFNLYITPDITAKQFLSYYIEAWKQGLKTIYYVRSQSMEIEECVSCSS; translated from the coding sequence ATGCAGGTCATGATGGGGTCAAGGATCGAAGAGCGATTTGGACAAGCATGTGAGGGGCTAGTTACTAGTGATCAAAGGGAAGAACTCTTACACCAGTGGCAGCAGGAGATGAATCAAAATCTATCAGCGGAGAAACAATTCCAACTTCTAATCCGATTAGCAGTAGAGCGTACCAGCGTGGAAGAGCCACAATGGCAATGGGTTGCAGGGCGTCTCTATCGTCAGATGCTCTATGGAGAAGTGAGTCAGAATCGTAATCTTGTGAATGGTGAGATCTATGATCATTTTCCCCAGTTTGTTCATGCCATGGTGGATGAAGGTTTATATGGCACCTATTTATTAGAATGCTATGGAGAAGAGGCGCTATTCCAGTTAGGGGAAGCGCTGAAGCCAGAACGCGACCAACTCTTTTCTTACCTTGGGATGAAGACATTGGCTGATCGTTATCTTTTACGGAGGAATGGTGAAGACTTATTGGAATTACCGCAGCAGCTCTTCATGGGGGTGGCCATGCACCTCGCTATGAATGAAGAAGAGCCTGTAAAATGGGCGAAGCAATTCTATGATGTACTTTCCTTATTAGAATTGACAGTGGCAACACCTACTCTGGCTAATGCTCGTACCACTCACCCTCAATTATCCAGTTGCTTTATTGACACGGTGGATGATGATCTCTGGAGTATCTATCATGCGGATCAGCAGTTTTCACAGGTGTCCAAGATGGGTGGCGGACAAGGGATCTATCTAGGGAAGGTACGGGCAAAGGGCTCCTCCATTCGCCATGTACGAGGGGCCTCAGGCGGGGTCATCCCCTGGGTGAAGAACTATAATAATACCGCCATTGCTGTAGATCAGCTCGGGGTACGGAAGGGAGCGGTTGCCATCTATCTCGATATCTGGCATCGGGATGTGCTGGATTTCCTCCAGGTACGCACTAATAACGGGGATGATCGTATGAAAGCCCATGATATTTTCCCTGCGGTCTCTATACCTGATTCATTCATGGAGCAAGTAGAGGAACGGGGGATGTGGTATCTCTTCGATCCTTATGAAGTGAAGAAGGTGATGGGCTATCGCCTGGAGGATTATTATGGTGAAGCATTTTCCAAGCGGTACTGGGACTGTGTCAGGGAAGAACGCTTAACCCATTATGAAATCCCTGCCATTGAAGTGATGAAGCTCATCATGCAGAGCGCCTATGAAACAGGGACACCCTTCTGCTTCTTCCGCGATACAGTGAATCGATATAACCCCAATAAGCATAAGGGGATGATCTATTCTTCGAATCTATGTACGGAAATCTGTCAAAACATGAGTCCCACTACTTTTCAATCCCTTACTGTAGCAGGGGATGAAATCATGGAACGGAGAGTAAGTGGCGATTTCGTCGTCTGCAATCTTTCTTCTCTCAATCTTGGCCGAGTTCAGACCAAGGAAGAGATTCGCCGTGTGGTTCATCTCCAAATGCGCATGCTGGATAATGTCATCGACCTGAATGCTTATCCTGTACCAGAGGCACGGATTACCAGTGAACGTTATCGAGCTGTGGGATTAGGAACCAGCGGCTATCATCATTTTCTCGCAACTCATGGGGTTGATTGGGAATCTGATGAACATCTTCAGAGCGCTGATCAATTATATGAGTGGATCAATTACTGTGCTATTGAAGGTTCAATGCTCCTTGCTAAAGAACGTGGAGTCTATCCCTATTATCAGGGCAGTGATTGGGAGAGTGGAGAATACTTCCATTTACGACAGTATGATGATGCGAAGTGGTTAGATCTACAAGCTGAGATTGGGAAGTACGGTGTACGCAATGGCTACATGCTGGCGATTGCACCGACTAGTACTACATCCTATATTGCAGGAACTACGGCGGGTATCGATCCAGTCTTTCGGCGCTTCTTTATGGAGGAGAAGAAGGATGGGACCATTCCCGTTACAGCACCAGATCTATCTCCGCAAAACTTCTGGTATTACAAGGAGGCTCATCGGATCGATCAGAGCTATAGCATCGCTGCAGCTGCACGGCGACAACGTCATATCGATCAAGCCCAATCCTTCAATCTCTATATCACACCGGATATTACAGCAAAACAGTTTCTTTCCTATTATATAGAGGCTTGGAAACAGGGCCTGAAGACGATCTATTATGTACGAAGTCAAAGCATGGAGATCGAAGAATGTGTGAGCTGTTCGTCTTGA
- the tpx gene encoding thiol peroxidase encodes MTQNHTVTFKEKPVTLLGKALNVGDLAPDFRVLANDLQAVTLGDTKGVRIFSVVPSLDTGVCDAQTRRFNEEAANLPGVMIYTFSVDLPFAQKRWCGAAGIDQVVTLSDHRDLSFGQAYGVAIEELRLLTRAVFVLDSANRLVHVEYVPEATNHPNYEAAIVAAKQAK; translated from the coding sequence ATGACGCAAAATCATACGGTTACTTTTAAAGAAAAGCCAGTTACCTTGCTTGGGAAAGCATTAAATGTTGGCGACCTTGCCCCAGACTTTCGTGTTTTAGCCAATGACTTACAGGCGGTTACACTCGGAGATACCAAGGGAGTACGAATCTTCTCTGTTGTACCATCCTTGGATACTGGAGTTTGTGATGCCCAGACACGTCGCTTTAATGAAGAGGCAGCCAATCTACCTGGTGTGATGATCTACACCTTCTCGGTGGATCTCCCATTTGCCCAAAAGCGCTGGTGTGGAGCAGCAGGAATTGATCAAGTAGTTACTTTATCAGACCATCGTGATCTTTCATTTGGTCAAGCCTATGGCGTAGCCATCGAAGAGCTCCGCCTGTTGACACGGGCAGTATTTGTCCTTGATTCAGCCAATCGCTTGGTCCATGTAGAGTATGTTCCAGAGGCTACGAACCATCCCAATTATGAGGCAGCGATTGTGGCTGCGAAGCAAGCAAAATAA
- a CDS encoding TlpA family protein disulfide reductase produces the protein MKRSLYLIILSLLFFTVLLNPYAVMAKKEKDFPLRIGDPLPSITLTDLEGKEHELRQSHSTPFILNFWASWCPPCRDEMPVMQQFYTEKKELLPIIGINLFETEKGEKEVQKFLEQFGVTFPILLDPNSQVAKQFNVFAIPSTYLINEKGMIIDQWIGPLTSEVLQEWMQHPSLHK, from the coding sequence ATGAAACGTTCACTTTACTTAATCATATTGAGTTTGCTGTTTTTCACTGTTCTGCTTAACCCCTATGCAGTTATGGCAAAAAAGGAGAAGGATTTTCCCTTGCGCATCGGGGATCCACTGCCATCAATCACCCTCACTGATTTAGAAGGGAAAGAACATGAACTTCGTCAATCCCACTCCACCCCATTTATCCTGAACTTCTGGGCTAGCTGGTGTCCCCCCTGTCGTGATGAGATGCCAGTGATGCAGCAATTCTATACGGAGAAGAAAGAGCTCTTGCCCATCATTGGAATCAATCTCTTTGAAACAGAGAAAGGAGAAAAAGAGGTTCAAAAATTTTTGGAACAATTTGGGGTTACTTTTCCCATTCTCCTGGACCCTAACTCTCAAGTAGCTAAGCAATTTAATGTTTTTGCAATTCCCTCCACCTATTTAATTAACGAAAAAGGGATGATCATTGACCAATGGATTGGACCTCTAACGAGTGAGGTTCTTCAAGAATGGATGCAACATCCTTCTCTTCATAAGTAA
- the opp4C gene encoding oligopeptide ABC transporter permease — protein sequence MEQNTPMVGEQVDTPVIKSLSPWSIAFGKFRRNKVAMISLCVLVLITLFSFLAPLISGISMEEVKRVNIRGIDQPPSSAHWFGTDSNGRDVFARLLYGGQTSLQVGFFTTLLVIIYGTVIGSLAGYFGGRMDQLLMRFTDFVLIFPALIFIIVLNTIFMGKLTGAWVLILVMSALSWGGVARMVRSKILQEKENDYILGAVSIGTKSRRIITKHLLPNVISTIIVQATLLMAAMIVLETGLSFIGFGIPPEQPSWGNMLAEARQTKVLQQQPWMWLPPAAMLISTLLSINFIGEGLKDALNPKSNR from the coding sequence ATGGAACAGAATACACCAATGGTTGGTGAACAAGTAGATACTCCGGTGATTAAATCTTTATCACCATGGTCCATTGCTTTCGGAAAGTTTCGGCGAAATAAGGTAGCCATGATCAGTCTATGTGTTTTGGTGTTGATTACGCTGTTCTCTTTCCTTGCCCCCCTAATTTCTGGAATCAGCATGGAAGAAGTGAAGCGGGTTAATATCCGAGGGATCGATCAACCACCATCTAGTGCCCATTGGTTTGGTACAGATAGCAATGGGCGAGATGTCTTCGCACGACTCTTATACGGTGGGCAAACCTCATTACAGGTTGGCTTCTTCACTACCCTATTAGTGATCATCTATGGAACGGTCATCGGATCACTTGCTGGTTATTTTGGTGGTAGAATGGACCAACTCCTCATGCGGTTTACTGACTTTGTCTTAATCTTTCCTGCATTAATCTTTATTATCGTCCTCAATACCATCTTCATGGGAAAGCTAACGGGCGCATGGGTTTTAATTCTCGTTATGAGTGCCCTCTCCTGGGGTGGTGTGGCGCGGATGGTAAGGAGTAAAATTTTACAGGAAAAAGAGAATGATTATATCCTTGGAGCAGTCTCCATTGGAACCAAATCGCGCAGGATTATTACGAAACATTTATTACCCAATGTAATCTCCACAATTATTGTGCAAGCTACCCTATTGATGGCTGCGATGATTGTTTTGGAGACAGGACTTAGCTTTATTGGATTTGGTATCCCTCCAGAACAGCCAAGCTGGGGGAATATGTTGGCAGAGGCGCGGCAAACCAAGGTTTTACAGCAGCAGCCTTGGATGTGGTTGCCACCAGCTGCCATGTTGATCAGTACATTATTGTCCATCAACTTTATCGGAGAAGGGCTAAAAGATGCACTTAATCCTAAATCCAATCGCTAA
- the opp4B gene encoding oligopeptide ABC transporter permease encodes MLSYTIRRLLITIPMLFLLSIVVFSLAKMMPGDALSGEIDPTNTTPEYIAEMREKLGYNDPVHEQYLRWAGSFIQGDFGKSFVYKLPVKDVILQRLPNTIFLATVSLVITYILSFIMGMYAGRRPYGIGDYSIASYNYFALAVPNYVLAIFAIYFFAFHLGWLPSNGSVGIGKVPGTWEYWQSRFYHVLLPATILGVFSTASYTQFLRNDIIENSRKDFVRTARAKGTSEGIIYNKHILRNSLIPLVTIFGFDLGGIVGGAVITESIFTYPGIGQLFLDSITRRDYAVVMTLTLFLSLFTLLGNLVADLLYGVADPRIRLE; translated from the coding sequence ATGCTATCCTACACAATTCGGCGTCTCTTAATCACGATCCCCATGCTCTTTCTACTCTCGATTGTGGTCTTCTCCCTGGCAAAGATGATGCCAGGGGATGCCCTTTCGGGGGAGATCGATCCTACTAATACCACGCCAGAATATATCGCAGAGATGCGAGAAAAATTGGGCTATAATGACCCCGTTCATGAACAGTATCTACGGTGGGCTGGTTCTTTCATTCAAGGGGATTTTGGTAAATCCTTCGTCTATAAGCTTCCAGTGAAGGATGTTATTTTACAGCGTCTACCAAATACGATCTTTCTAGCCACAGTATCCCTAGTGATTACTTATATTCTCTCATTCATCATGGGGATGTATGCTGGGAGAAGGCCATATGGAATCGGAGATTATTCCATCGCCAGTTATAACTATTTTGCATTGGCTGTACCCAATTATGTCCTCGCTATCTTTGCTATTTATTTTTTTGCCTTTCATTTAGGTTGGCTTCCCTCCAATGGGTCGGTGGGCATTGGGAAGGTACCAGGCACATGGGAATATTGGCAGAGCCGGTTTTATCATGTCTTGTTGCCAGCCACCATTTTAGGAGTCTTTAGCACAGCTTCCTACACCCAATTTCTTCGCAATGATATTATTGAAAATAGTCGCAAAGATTTTGTCCGGACTGCAAGGGCAAAAGGAACAAGTGAAGGGATCATCTATAATAAGCATATCCTCCGTAATTCCTTGATCCCCTTAGTCACTATTTTTGGCTTTGATTTAGGTGGTATTGTTGGTGGTGCAGTGATTACAGAATCCATATTCACTTATCCGGGGATCGGTCAGCTTTTTCTAGACTCCATTACCCGTCGGGACTATGCTGTGGTGATGACGCTCACGCTATTTTTATCGCTCTTCACTTTGCTTGGAAACTTGGTTGCGGATCTACTCTATGGCGTAGCTGATCCCCGCATCCGGTTGGAATAG
- the opp4A gene encoding oligopeptide ABC transporter substrate-binding protein, with amino-acid sequence MKLRKSFMLLLTLVLALSMILTACGGKQEGSTEPNKGENPPPAEEKKGEEGAPKEGGVVVYGIDAPPSGVLDPAFIGNATDSDVAAFMHESMFTNDENIQIQPNLATWETEDNKVYTFKLKQGVKWHNGEELTMEDWKFAMEVLAHPDYTGPRFNYVEHIEGAVEMKDKKADAISGLEIIDPYTMKIAFIEARVNNLENLWSHPMPKKHFEGVEIAKMEESEQARTKPVGLGPFKVKSVVPGEYVEYERFDDYWDGKPLLDGITVKVIDPSLTVGELQNENIHIMGIKPTLIPEVEALPNMKVETARGLSYSYVGFKMGTYDKDKRVATMDRTKFHNKNLRKAMFYALDREAVIDAYLGGVAEPINTPVPSVHWIKADESLLTQYNYDPEKAKQLLAEAGYKDIDGDGFVEDPEGKPLTMKFQHYQGPATFEGRAQALTQMWRDIGLNVTLEPLKEGNLYYDLLENDDPEFELFFGGWVTGSDPDPKGLWLSTDLWNFPRWINEESDALLHRGTSEEAFDIEKRKAIYIEWQKIMNEELPILPLWENVDVHAINAKLKGVTVDWSGNQRDPHKWYLEQ; translated from the coding sequence ATGAAGTTGAGAAAATCATTCATGTTATTATTAACGTTAGTCTTAGCCTTATCAATGATTCTTACAGCATGTGGTGGTAAACAGGAAGGTAGCACAGAGCCGAATAAGGGGGAGAATCCACCTCCAGCAGAGGAGAAGAAGGGTGAAGAGGGAGCGCCAAAAGAAGGCGGTGTTGTGGTCTATGGAATCGATGCTCCACCCAGTGGTGTTTTAGACCCTGCTTTTATTGGTAATGCTACAGATTCTGACGTTGCAGCTTTTATGCATGAATCCATGTTTACTAATGATGAAAATATTCAGATTCAGCCTAATCTTGCTACATGGGAGACGGAAGATAATAAAGTCTATACCTTTAAGCTGAAGCAGGGTGTGAAGTGGCATAATGGGGAAGAACTTACCATGGAAGACTGGAAGTTTGCCATGGAAGTACTGGCTCATCCTGATTATACAGGTCCCCGCTTCAACTATGTGGAGCATATTGAAGGCGCTGTTGAGATGAAGGATAAGAAGGCAGATGCCATCTCTGGTCTGGAGATTATCGATCCCTATACCATGAAGATCGCCTTCATAGAAGCACGTGTGAATAATCTAGAAAATCTATGGTCTCACCCCATGCCGAAGAAGCATTTTGAAGGCGTAGAGATCGCAAAGATGGAAGAATCAGAACAAGCACGGACCAAGCCTGTAGGCTTAGGACCGTTTAAAGTGAAGAGTGTTGTCCCCGGTGAGTATGTGGAATACGAGCGATTCGATGACTATTGGGATGGTAAGCCTTTACTTGATGGAATTACGGTGAAGGTGATCGATCCTTCCTTAACAGTCGGGGAGCTGCAAAATGAAAATATCCACATCATGGGGATTAAGCCCACATTGATTCCTGAAGTTGAAGCGCTACCCAATATGAAGGTAGAAACAGCCCGTGGCTTAAGCTATTCTTATGTTGGATTCAAGATGGGAACCTATGATAAGGATAAACGTGTTGCTACCATGGATCGTACGAAATTCCACAATAAGAATTTACGTAAAGCCATGTTCTATGCCCTTGATCGTGAGGCTGTAATCGATGCATATCTCGGTGGTGTAGCTGAGCCCATTAATACCCCTGTTCCATCCGTTCACTGGATTAAAGCGGATGAGAGCCTTTTAACACAATACAACTACGATCCAGAGAAAGCGAAGCAATTACTAGCTGAGGCAGGCTATAAGGATATTGATGGGGATGGATTTGTAGAAGATCCAGAAGGCAAACCATTGACCATGAAGTTCCAACACTATCAAGGACCTGCCACCTTTGAAGGGCGTGCCCAAGCCTTAACACAAATGTGGCGAGATATTGGTCTGAATGTGACCCTAGAGCCCTTAAAAGAAGGGAATCTCTACTATGACTTGCTGGAAAATGATGATCCAGAGTTTGAACTCTTCTTTGGTGGTTGGGTAACAGGTTCTGATCCAGATCCGAAGGGCCTCTGGCTCAGTACCGATCTTTGGAACTTCCCACGTTGGATCAATGAAGAGTCTGATGCCCTCTTACATCGTGGTACTTCTGAAGAGGCTTTCGATATTGAGAAACGGAAGGCTATCTATATAGAGTGGCAGAAGATCATGAATGAAGAGTTACCGATTCTTCCTCTATGGGAAAATGTAGACGTACATGCCATTAACGCCAAATTAAAAGGTGTTACCGTTGACTGGAGTGGAAATCAGCGTGACCCTCACAAGTGGTATTTGGAGCAATAA
- a CDS encoding ABC transporter ATP-binding protein gives MKADTTDNQLLEIRNLKKYYPIRGGFFRGHIGDVKAVDDVSFTIHKGETLGLVGESGCGKSTTGRTVMRLQDPTDGSIHFMGQEITDLRGGELRQVRKEMQMVFQDPYASLNPKMMVGNIVAEPIRNYFNIPKNELQEQVMELLSRVGLAPETYYKYPHEFSGGQRQRVGIARALALRPKLIVADEPVSALDVSIQSQVLNLLKELQDEFGLTYLFIAHDLSVVEHMSDRIGVMYLGRLVELANNEELYRNPLHPYTQALLSAIPIPDPRQKRERIVLTGDVPSPANPPKGCAFHPRCPKAMDECKVTRPLLKEVRPSQYVACHLYS, from the coding sequence ATGAAAGCTGACACGACCGATAATCAACTCTTAGAAATTCGTAATCTTAAAAAATATTACCCTATTCGCGGTGGCTTTTTTCGTGGCCACATCGGTGATGTAAAAGCGGTGGATGATGTTAGCTTCACCATTCATAAGGGAGAAACCTTAGGCCTGGTAGGAGAATCAGGCTGTGGGAAGTCTACCACGGGTCGAACGGTCATGCGTTTACAGGATCCCACCGATGGTTCCATCCATTTCATGGGCCAAGAGATTACTGACTTGCGTGGGGGGGAGCTTCGTCAGGTTCGGAAAGAGATGCAAATGGTGTTTCAAGATCCCTATGCCTCTCTCAATCCTAAGATGATGGTGGGCAATATTGTTGCTGAGCCCATTCGGAACTACTTCAATATTCCGAAAAACGAGTTACAAGAGCAAGTGATGGAATTACTGTCCCGGGTGGGGTTAGCACCTGAGACATATTATAAATATCCTCATGAATTTTCTGGCGGGCAGCGACAACGGGTGGGAATCGCTCGAGCATTAGCCCTCCGTCCTAAATTGATCGTTGCTGATGAGCCTGTCTCTGCTTTGGATGTTTCCATTCAATCTCAAGTACTTAATCTTTTGAAAGAATTACAGGACGAGTTTGGACTTACCTATCTGTTCATCGCTCATGACTTGAGTGTGGTGGAGCATATGAGTGATCGGATCGGTGTGATGTACCTCGGTAGATTGGTAGAGCTGGCGAATAATGAGGAGCTTTATCGTAATCCCCTCCATCCCTATACGCAAGCATTACTCTCTGCCATTCCCATTCCAGATCCGCGGCAAAAACGGGAGCGGATCGTCCTCACCGGTGATGTACCTAGTCCAGCCAATCCTCCAAAGGGCTGTGCCTTCCACCCACGTTGTCCCAAGGCCATGGATGAGTGTAAGGTGACACGGCCGCTATTAAAGGAGGTGAGGCCTAGTCAATACGTGGCCTGTCATCTGTATTCATAA
- a CDS encoding ABC transporter ATP-binding protein: protein MKVHDQSSKPALLEVRNLQAGFLIQGNTYLAVDDVSFQLEPGKIYGVVGESGCGKSVMSLSIMDLLPKENGRIVGGEILLEGRNLVGLTEDEMNQIRGNEISMIFQEPMTALNPVFTIGFQLEEVIHNHRRVSKEEARRRCIELLEQVGIPRAADVMNEYPHQLSGGMRQRVMIAMAMANEPKLLIADEPTTALDVTIQAQILELIKQIQKEKKMTVLLITHDLGVIAEMADEVFVMYAGQIVEHCNVDEVFYQAKHPYLRGLLRSIPRLGERKENLDTIDGLVPSLVNMPKVGCRFANRCKEGTKECTTVTPLLAEVESGHTVRCLQYTPCQPSQSVGVAK from the coding sequence ATGAAAGTCCATGACCAGTCTAGCAAGCCGGCTCTTCTTGAGGTGAGAAACTTGCAAGCTGGCTTTTTGATTCAAGGTAATACATATTTGGCAGTGGACGATGTTTCATTCCAGCTAGAACCGGGGAAAATCTATGGCGTGGTAGGAGAATCGGGCTGTGGGAAAAGCGTGATGTCTCTCTCCATTATGGATTTACTGCCGAAGGAGAATGGCCGGATTGTCGGTGGCGAGATTCTATTAGAGGGGCGTAATCTTGTTGGCTTAACTGAAGATGAGATGAACCAGATTCGTGGAAATGAGATTAGCATGATTTTTCAGGAACCAATGACAGCACTCAATCCTGTTTTCACCATCGGATTTCAACTTGAAGAGGTGATTCATAATCATCGCAGGGTGAGTAAGGAAGAAGCACGTAGACGTTGTATTGAGCTTCTTGAGCAGGTAGGTATTCCCCGCGCCGCAGATGTGATGAATGAATATCCCCATCAACTTTCAGGTGGAATGCGTCAGCGTGTGATGATCGCGATGGCCATGGCGAACGAGCCTAAACTTCTGATTGCTGATGAGCCCACAACTGCTTTAGATGTTACCATTCAAGCGCAGATTCTTGAGTTAATTAAACAAATCCAGAAGGAAAAGAAGATGACCGTTCTCTTAATCACTCATGACCTTGGTGTAATTGCAGAGATGGCTGATGAAGTATTCGTCATGTATGCAGGGCAAATTGTGGAGCACTGTAATGTGGATGAAGTATTCTATCAAGCGAAGCATCCCTACTTACGAGGACTACTACGTTCCATTCCCCGCTTAGGTGAACGGAAGGAGAATTTAGATACCATTGATGGGCTTGTCCCTTCGCTGGTGAATATGCCAAAGGTAGGCTGCCGCTTTGCCAATCGTTGTAAAGAAGGCACGAAGGAATGTACTACTGTTACACCATTGTTGGCAGAAGTGGAATCAGGGCATACCGTCCGTTGCCTCCAATATACTCCCTGTCAACCAAGTCAGAGCGTGGGGGTGGCAAAATGA